In Saccharomonospora marina XMU15, one genomic interval encodes:
- a CDS encoding DUF3830 family protein, with amino-acid sequence MARYITISLDKRGVSCRARLLEDEAPRTCRAVWDALPQSGSAYHAKYARNEVYTLLRPFADPQPGRENPTVTPIPGDVVYFGFEAWEIGNPAYGYEEGSAAHGEQGATDLAIFYGRNNLLINGDAGWVPGNVFATIVEGLPEMAEAAQDLWLRGVEGETLTFARA; translated from the coding sequence ATGGCCCGCTACATCACGATCTCACTGGACAAGCGTGGCGTCTCCTGCCGGGCGCGACTGCTGGAGGACGAGGCGCCCCGCACCTGTAGGGCGGTGTGGGACGCGCTGCCGCAGAGCGGGTCCGCCTACCACGCCAAGTACGCCCGCAACGAGGTGTACACCCTGCTGCGGCCGTTCGCCGACCCGCAACCGGGCAGGGAGAACCCCACCGTGACTCCCATCCCCGGCGATGTCGTGTACTTCGGCTTCGAGGCATGGGAGATCGGCAATCCTGCGTACGGCTACGAGGAAGGCAGCGCCGCACACGGTGAGCAGGGCGCGACCGACCTCGCGATCTTCTACGGCCGCAACAACCTGTTGATCAATGGCGACGCGGGCTGGGTGCCGGGCAACGTGTTCGCCACGATCGTCGAGGGCCTTCCCGAGATGGCCGAGGCCGCGCAGGACCTGTGGCTGCGGGGGGTGGAGGGCGAGACGCTGACCTTCGCCCGCGCCTGA
- a CDS encoding FAD-binding oxidoreductase translates to MGDVAQRLAEIVGANQVLTGEDIPDHYASDEALVGEVNRPAYVAKPATSAEVARLLGVATEHGVPVTARGSGSGLSAAARPRPDGLLISFERMNAILEIDTVNHVAVVQPGVTLSELDEKTAEVGLGYTVYPGEMSASVGGNVGTNAGGMRAVKYGVTRHNVLGLEAVLPTGQIIRTGGKPVKTSTGYDLTQLIIGSEGTLALATEITVKLHPRLRHGATVLAPFTDLDTVVRAVPTILAAGLEPHILEYIDALTMAAITYTTGLSLGVPDDVREASQAYLVVAMENREPDRLEGDVANLGELLGELGASDVYVLDGGSARKLIEAREKAFWTAKAAGADEVIDVVVPRSAMPEFLARSREIAAKTESGVAGCGHAGDGNVHLGVFQKDPEKRASLLHDIFAVGMELGGAISGEHGIGRAKKEHFLQLEDPAKIELMSRIKHAFDPAGILNPGVLFD, encoded by the coding sequence ATGGGCGACGTTGCGCAGCGGCTGGCCGAGATCGTCGGCGCGAACCAGGTCCTGACCGGCGAGGACATCCCTGACCACTACGCGAGCGACGAGGCGCTGGTCGGCGAGGTGAACCGGCCCGCATACGTCGCCAAACCCGCCACCTCGGCAGAGGTCGCGCGACTGCTCGGTGTGGCTACCGAGCACGGCGTCCCGGTTACCGCACGCGGCTCGGGCAGCGGCCTCTCGGCCGCCGCAAGGCCCCGCCCCGACGGCCTGCTGATCTCCTTCGAGCGGATGAACGCGATACTCGAGATCGACACGGTCAACCACGTCGCGGTGGTACAGCCCGGCGTCACGCTGTCCGAACTGGACGAGAAGACCGCGGAGGTCGGGCTCGGCTACACCGTCTACCCCGGCGAGATGAGCGCCAGCGTCGGCGGGAACGTGGGCACCAACGCGGGCGGAATGCGAGCCGTCAAGTACGGCGTGACCCGCCACAACGTGCTCGGGCTCGAGGCTGTGTTGCCCACCGGCCAGATCATCCGCACCGGCGGGAAGCCGGTGAAGACCTCCACCGGCTACGACCTGACGCAGCTCATCATCGGCTCCGAGGGCACACTCGCGCTCGCCACGGAGATCACCGTCAAGCTGCACCCCAGACTGCGGCACGGCGCCACGGTGCTCGCGCCGTTCACCGACCTCGACACCGTCGTGCGAGCCGTGCCCACGATCCTGGCGGCAGGGCTGGAACCGCACATCCTCGAATACATCGACGCGCTCACCATGGCCGCCATCACCTACACCACCGGGTTGTCGCTCGGTGTCCCCGACGACGTTCGCGAGGCATCGCAGGCCTACCTGGTGGTGGCGATGGAGAACCGCGAACCCGACCGGCTCGAAGGCGACGTCGCGAACCTCGGCGAACTGCTCGGCGAGCTGGGCGCCTCGGACGTGTACGTGCTCGACGGCGGCTCGGCCCGCAAGCTCATCGAAGCGCGGGAGAAGGCGTTCTGGACCGCGAAGGCCGCCGGCGCCGACGAGGTGATCGACGTCGTGGTGCCCCGCTCGGCGATGCCGGAGTTCCTGGCCAGGTCACGCGAGATCGCCGCGAAGACCGAGTCGGGGGTGGCCGGATGTGGGCACGCGGGCGACGGCAACGTCCACCTCGGGGTCTTCCAGAAGGACCCGGAGAAGCGGGCGAGCCTGCTGCACGACATCTTCGCCGTCGGCATGGAACTCGGTGGCGCGATCTCGGGTGAGCACGGGATCGGCCGCGCGAAGAAGGAGCACTTCCTCCAGCTGGAGGACCCGGCCAAGATCGAGCTGATGTCGCGGATCAAGCACGCCTTCGACCCCGCTGGAATCCTCAACCCCGGCGTGCTCTTCGACTAG